From a single Sparus aurata chromosome 13, fSpaAur1.1, whole genome shotgun sequence genomic region:
- the LOC115594478 gene encoding roundabout homolog 1-like isoform X5, whose translation MVAVGEPAVLECQPPRGHPEPTISWRKDGTNLDDRDERITIRSGKLMITNTRKSDAGKYICVGTNMVGERESEIAELTVLERPTFLKRPSSVVVLADESVEFHCVVQGDPVPTVRWRKDDSDLPKGRFEILEDHTLIVRQVTSSDEGSYTCVVENMVGKSEASATLTVHANTVPPAFAIRPRNQVVAVGRTVTFQCEATGNPQPAIFWQKEGSESLLFSSQPQQPFSRLSVSQMGSLTITDVQRSDGGFYSCQALNIAGSVITKALLEVTDSGSDHPPPVIRQGPVNQTVPVDSTVVLGCQTAGTPPPTVHWKRDGAVVSPVDSRMSIANTGSLEIRYAKLGDTGFYTCVASSPNGEASWTAYLQVEEFGVVVHTSHPLDPSLIPGAPSKPEVTDVGRTSVTLSWKPNPSAGAPPTSYLIEAFSYTLGSRWVTLAEHIKTQTFVLKNLKPATVYLFMVRAANAFGLSDPSPISDSVRTQESASTMQGVDHRHIQRELADVVIHLHTPTVLSSSAVRVQWMVEQQSPYIQGYKVLYRPSAEHGQPEGQWSVMEVRAPREDGVVIGQLRRGSIYEFKVRPFFDEFQGADSEVKVVRTLEEAPSRAPQGVTVTKSDANGTAILVAWKPPPQREEAGVIQEYKIWCLGNESRYHVNQSVDGSTFSVLIHSLAPGIRYSVEVAASNSAGPGVRSDVTFFQLDSAGQMMDISEERDTLSQISDVVRQPAFIAGIGATCWLVLMIFSVWLYRHRKKRSGLSSTYTGIRKVPSFTFTPTVAYQRGESVCSAGRPGLLSMGEPLNQLWLPDNWPNACANHKDCSINCCNNGNGTSDSNMTTYSRPADCIANYGNHPDNKQAGQLGSETAIYSDVNLSNKLNEIKTFTNSNLCYVSPGGDSAATYEPIPYATTQLIQANIKNKAASGGAVAEPLDIPSWKQPPSLPPIPKEMAAQMQYNIIEQNMLNKEHLQGSEGMSHPKTIPYNQSRDHSTGGSHHSSDRGSNSTSGSQNQKKGTRAPKIPKHNAVTWGEAPSPPHANACDCDEYSLPMERNFDPEQRIEGCPTPPVRGAASSPPEVCYSHPPITAPQGDLSNGLHDGAEHLSQHIGSHPRPLSPTHTYSSIPICMDPDEQEEEDDEEEAEEETDAELADSRYSQHDNRQKHKHQLHHPSPHRLLLHGLEQTPASSIGDLDRSVTGSMVNSWGSASEDNISSGRSSVVSTSEGSFFTDGDFNQAVASSRDIVGLRMCRYPEESGRRHQRPSSPMSTDSNMSPAITHKRPRRHKQNQSGQQDEPKDVFNDDSCMPLSFSSQMSHGDYKVRGATLPRMGSGEARGRRGSTGTHRVKEAACEQRESQDKHKTPHGGKGGSRSQQHSEFGDIFLYSRPSFPSGQAQREPDGTNSSSFMSCGDSRTKQRAQVAPTGQVEGVNQNEESRYKILC comes from the exons ATGGTGGCGGTGGGCGAGCCCGCGGTGCTGGAGTGCCAACCGCCTCGCGGGCACCCTGAACCCACCATCTCCTGGAGGAAAGACGGTACCAACTTGGACGACAGAGACGAACGGATCACA ATTCGCAGTGGCAAGCTGATGATCACCAACACCAGGAAGAGCGACGCGGGGAAATACATCTGCGTTGGAACGAACATGgtgggggagagggagagcgagatcGCCGAACTCACCGTGCTCG AGCGCCCGACCTTCCTGAAGCGGCCCAGCAGCGTGGTGGTGTTGGCAGACGAGAGCGTGGAGTTCCACTGCGTTGTTCAAGGAGACCCTGTTCCCACTGTCCGCTGGAGAAAAGATGATTCTGACCTGCCTAAGGGCAG ATTCGAAATCCTGGAGGACCATACCTTGATTGTTCGCCAAGTGACCTCTTCGGATGAGGGCTCCTATACATGCgtggtggagaacatggtcggAAAATCTGAAGCATCTGCCACGCTTACTGTACACG CCAATACCG TGCCCCCAGCATTTGCCATACGCCCCAGGAACCAGGTGGTGGCGGTGGGCAGGACGGTCACCTTCCAGTGTGAGGCCACCGGCAACCCGCAGCCTGCTATCTTCTGGCAGAAGGAGGGCAGCGAG AgtctcctcttctcctcgcAGCCTCAGCAGCCCTTTAGCCGCCTCTCCGTCTCCCAGATGGGCAGTTTGACCATTACCGATGTCCAGCGCTCCGACGGCGGCTTCTACAGCTGCCAGGCTCTCAACATCGCCGGCAGTGTTATTACCAAAGCTCTGCTGGAGGTCACGGACT ctgGGTCAGACCACCCTCCTCCTGTGATCAGGCAGGGTCCAGTCAATCAGACCGTGCCTGTGGACAGCACAGTGGTCCTGGGCTGTCAGACGGCTGGCACTCCGCCTCCAACAGTCCACTGGAAGAGGGACGGCGCGGTGGTGTCTCCGGTGGACTCCCGCATGTCCATAGCGAACACGGGCTCCCTCGAGATTCGCTACGCTAAG CTGGGAGACACAGGCTTCTACACTTGCGTGGCTTCTAGCCCTAATGGAGAGGCTTCCTGGACAGCGTACTTACAGGTGGAGG AGTTCGGAGTTGTCGTTCACACCAGTCACCCTTTAGACCCCAGCCTGATTCCCGGCGCTCCGTCTAAACCCGAGGTGACCGACGTCGGGCGCACCTCCGTCACTCTGTCGTGGAAACCGAACCCCAGCGCTGGTGCACCACCTACATCCTACCTAATCGAGGCGTTCAG CTATACGTTGGGCAGCAGATGGGTGACCCTAGCCGAGCATATCAAGACGCAAACCTTTGTCCTAAAGAACCTGAAGCCCGCGACCGTCTACCTGTTTATGGTCAGAGCGGCGAACGCTTTCGGCCTCAGCGACCCCAGTCCGATCTCCGACTCCGTCAGAACGCAGG AAAGCGCTTCCACCATGCAGGGAGTGGATCACCGGCACATCCAGAGGGAGCTGGCAGACGTGGTCATCCACCTACACACGCCCACCGTGCTTTCATCTTCTGCTGTCAGGGTGCAGTGGATG GTCGAGCAGCAGTCCCCGTACATCCAGGGTTACAAGGTGCTCTACAGGCCGTCGGCCGAGCACGGCCAGCCAGAGGGGCAGTGGAGCGTCATGGAGGTGCGCGCCCCGCGGGAGGACGGGGTGGTGATCGGTCAGCTGAGGAGAGGATCCATCTACGAGTTCAAAGTGCGCCCCTTCTTTGATGAGTTCCAGGGAGCTGACAGCGAGGTGAAAGTGGTCCGGACCTTGGAAGAAG CCCCGAGCAGAGCACCCCAGGGCGTTACGGTGACAAAGAGCGATGCCAATGGGACCGCCATTCTCGTTGCTTGGAAACCGCCTCCACAACGGGAAGAGGCTGGAGTCATTCAGGAATACAAG ATCTGGTGCCTGGGTAACGAGAGCCGCTATCATGTAAACCAGTCCGTCGACGGCTCCACCTTCTCTGTGCTCATCCACAGCCTGGCACCTGGAATCCGCTACAGTGTAGAGGTCGCGGCGAGCAACAGCGCCGGCCCCGGGGTCAGGAGCGATGTCACTTTCTTTCAATTAG aCTCCGCAGGCCAGATGATGGATATCAGCGAGGAGAGAGACACTCTGTCTCAGATCTCAGACGTGGTGAGGCAGCCGGCTTTTATCGCGGGCATTGGCGCCACCTGCTGGTTGGTCCTCATGATTTTCAGCGTGTGGCTCTACCGTCACCGCAAGAAGAGAAGCGGCCTCAGCAGCACATACACCGGCATCCGCAagg TCCCGTCATTCACCTTTACACCCACAG TCGCGTATCAAAGAGGAGAATCTGTTTGCAGTGCTGGCAG ACCTGGCCTTCTCAGCATGGGTGAGCCTCTAAACCAGCTGTGGCTGCCAGACAACTGGCCAAACGCGTGTGCCAATCACAAGGACTGCAGCATCAACTGCTGCAATAACGGCAACGGCACCAGTGACAGTAACATGACAACATACAGCCGACCAG cTGACTGCATAGCAAACTATGGAAACCATCCAGACAACAAACAGGCGGGACAGCTTGGTTCAGAGACGGCCATCTACAGCGACGTGAACCTCTCCAACAAGCTCAACGAGATTAAAACGTTCACCAACTCCAACTTGTGCTACGTGAGTCCGGGCGGAGACTCGGCAGCCACGTACGAACCCATCCCGTACGCCACCACGCAGCTCATTCAGGCCAACATCAAGAATAAAGCGGCCAGCGGCGGCGCCGTAGCCGAGCCTCTGGACATACCGAGCTGGAAACAGCCTCCCAGCTTGCCCCCGATACCCAAGGAGATGGCCGCGCAGATGCAGTATAACATTATTGAGCAGAACATGCTAAATAAAG AGCATCTTCAAGGGAGCGAAGGGATGAGCCACCCCAAAACCATCCCCTACAACCAGAGCCGTGATCACAGCACAGGAGGCTCACACCACAGCTCAGACAGAGGCAGCAACAGCACTTCAG GGAGTCAGAATCAAAAGAAGGGAACGCGGGCTCCGAAGATCCCAAAACATAATGCAGTAACCTGGGGAGAGGCCCCGTCTCCTCCTCATGCTAATGCCTGTGACTGTGATGAGTACAGCCTGCCCATGGAAAGGAA TTTTGATCCAGAGCAGAGAATAGAAGGCTGTCCTACTCCGCCGGTCAGAGGGGCCGCTTCATCCCCTCCTGAAGTGTGCTATAGTCACCCACCTATCACGGCACCACAGGGAGACCTGAGCAATGGCCTGCATGATGGGGCTGAGCACCTCAG CCAACACATCGGCAGCCACCCTCGCCCTCTTTCCCcaacacacacctacagctCCATACCCATCTGTATGGACCCCGAcgagcaagaagaagaagacgacgaggaggaggcagaggaggagacagacgcGGAGCTCGCCGATAGCCGCTACAGCCAACACGACAACCGGCAGAAGCACAAACACCAGCTGCACCACCCGTCTCCGCACAGGCTGCTCCTCCACGGGCTGGAGCAGACCCCAGCCTCGAGCATCGGGGATCTGGACAGATCAGTCACGGGGTCCATGGTTAACAGCTGGGGCTCGGCATCTGAGGACAACATCTCATCAGGCAGGTCCAGTGTTGTCAGCACCTCGGAGGGATCCTTCTTCACGGACGGCGACTTTAACCAGGCGGTAGCCTCCTCGCGGGATATTGTAGGCCTCCGCATGTGCAGATACCCGGAGGAGTCAG GCCGGCGGCACCAGCGACCCAGCAGCCCCATGTCCACAGACAGCAACATGAGCCCCGCAATAACACATAAAAGGCCCAGGAGGCATAAACAGAACCAGTCCGGTCAACAGGACGAACCCAAAGACGTCTTCAACGACG ACTCTTGCATGCCTCTGAGTTTCTCCAGCCAGATGTCCCACGGCGACTACAAAGTGAGGGGGGCCACGCTGCCCCGGATGGGCTCTGGGGAGGCCCGGGGTCGGCGAGGCAGCACCGGCACTCACAGGGTCAAGGAGGCTGCgtgtgagcagagagagagccaAGACAAGCACAAGACTCCGCACGGAGGGAAAGGAGGCAGCAGAAGCCAGCAGCACTCAG AATTCGGGGACATCTTTCTGTACAGCCGTCCCTCTTTCCCATCAGGTCAGGCTCAAAGGGAGCCCGACGGCACTAACTCATCCAGCTTTATGTCGTGCGGAGACTCGAGGACCAAACAGAGAGCACAGGTGGCACCTACAGGACAGGTGGAAGGGGTAAATCAAAATGAAGAATCCAGATATAAAATTCTCTGCTAA
- the LOC115594478 gene encoding roundabout homolog 1-like isoform X4, with protein sequence MMPACLTGIYFLLAFLQICSGSRLRQEDSPPRIVEHPSDLIVSKGEPATLNCKAEGRPAPTVEWYKDGERVETDRDNPRSHRMLLPSGSLFFLRIVHGRRSKPDDGSYVCVARNYLGQAISHNASLEVAILRDDFRQNPVDVMVAVGEPAVLECQPPRGHPEPTISWRKDGTNLDDRDERITIRSGKLMITNTRKSDAGKYICVGTNMVGERESEIAELTVLERPTFLKRPSSVVVLADESVEFHCVVQGDPVPTVRWRKDDSDLPKGRFEILEDHTLIVRQVTSSDEGSYTCVVENMVGKSEASATLTVHANTVPPAFAIRPRNQVVAVGRTVTFQCEATGNPQPAIFWQKEGSESLLFSSQPQQPFSRLSVSQMGSLTITDVQRSDGGFYSCQALNIAGSVITKALLEVTDSGSDHPPPVIRQGPVNQTVPVDSTVVLGCQTAGTPPPTVHWKRDGAVVSPVDSRMSIANTGSLEIRYAKLGDTGFYTCVASSPNGEASWTAYLQVEEFGVVVHTSHPLDPSLIPGAPSKPEVTDVGRTSVTLSWKPNPSAGAPPTSYLIEAFSYTLGSRWVTLAEHIKTQTFVLKNLKPATVYLFMVRAANAFGLSDPSPISDSVRTQESASTMQGVDHRHIQRELADVVIHLHTPTVLSSSAVRVQWMVEQQSPYIQGYKVLYRPSAEHGQPEGQWSVMEVRAPREDGVVIGQLRRGSIYEFKVRPFFDEFQGADSEVKVVRTLEEAPSRAPQGVTVTKSDANGTAILVAWKPPPQREEAGVIQEYKIWCLGNESRYHVNQSVDGSTFSVLIHSLAPGIRYSVEVAASNSAGPGVRSDVTFFQLDSAGQMMDISEERDTLSQISDVVRQPAFIAGIGATCWLVLMIFSVWLYRHRKKRSGLSSTYTGIRKVPSFTFTPTVAYQRGESVCSAGRPGLLSMGEPLNQLWLPDNWPNACANHKDCSINCCNNGNGTSDSNMTTYSRPADCIANYGNHPDNKQAGQLGSETAIYSDVNLSNKLNEIKTFTNSNLCYVSPGGDSAATYEPIPYATTQLIQANIKNKAASGGAVAEPLDIPSWKQPPSLPPIPKEMAAQMQYNIIEQNMLNKEHLQGSEGMSHPKTIPYNQSRDHSTGGSHHSSDRGSNSTSGSQNQKKGTRAPKIPKHNAVTWGEAPSPPHANACDCDEYSLPMERNFDPEQRIEGCPTPPVRGAASSPPEVCYSHPPITAPQGDLSNGLHDGAEHLSQHIGSHPRPLSPTHTYSSIPICMDPDEQEEEDDEEEAEEETDAELADSRYSQHDNRQKHKHQLHHPSPHRLLLHGLEQTPASSIGDLDRSVTGSMVNSWGSASEDNISSGRSSVVSTSEGSFFTDGDFNQAVASSRDIVGLRMCRYPEESGRRHQRPSSPMSTDSNMSPAITHKRPRRHKQNQSGQQDEPKDVFNDDSCMPLSFSSQMSHGDYKVRGATLPRMGSGEARGRRGSTGTHRVKEAACEQRESQDKHKTPHGGKGGSRSQQHSEFGDIFLYSRPSFPSGQAQREPDGTNSSSFMSCGDSRTKQRAQVAPTGQVEGVNQNEESRYKILC encoded by the exons TTCTCCGCGATGACTTCAGACAGAACCCGGTGGACGTGATGGTGGCGGTGGGCGAGCCCGCGGTGCTGGAGTGCCAACCGCCTCGCGGGCACCCTGAACCCACCATCTCCTGGAGGAAAGACGGTACCAACTTGGACGACAGAGACGAACGGATCACA ATTCGCAGTGGCAAGCTGATGATCACCAACACCAGGAAGAGCGACGCGGGGAAATACATCTGCGTTGGAACGAACATGgtgggggagagggagagcgagatcGCCGAACTCACCGTGCTCG AGCGCCCGACCTTCCTGAAGCGGCCCAGCAGCGTGGTGGTGTTGGCAGACGAGAGCGTGGAGTTCCACTGCGTTGTTCAAGGAGACCCTGTTCCCACTGTCCGCTGGAGAAAAGATGATTCTGACCTGCCTAAGGGCAG ATTCGAAATCCTGGAGGACCATACCTTGATTGTTCGCCAAGTGACCTCTTCGGATGAGGGCTCCTATACATGCgtggtggagaacatggtcggAAAATCTGAAGCATCTGCCACGCTTACTGTACACG CCAATACCG TGCCCCCAGCATTTGCCATACGCCCCAGGAACCAGGTGGTGGCGGTGGGCAGGACGGTCACCTTCCAGTGTGAGGCCACCGGCAACCCGCAGCCTGCTATCTTCTGGCAGAAGGAGGGCAGCGAG AgtctcctcttctcctcgcAGCCTCAGCAGCCCTTTAGCCGCCTCTCCGTCTCCCAGATGGGCAGTTTGACCATTACCGATGTCCAGCGCTCCGACGGCGGCTTCTACAGCTGCCAGGCTCTCAACATCGCCGGCAGTGTTATTACCAAAGCTCTGCTGGAGGTCACGGACT ctgGGTCAGACCACCCTCCTCCTGTGATCAGGCAGGGTCCAGTCAATCAGACCGTGCCTGTGGACAGCACAGTGGTCCTGGGCTGTCAGACGGCTGGCACTCCGCCTCCAACAGTCCACTGGAAGAGGGACGGCGCGGTGGTGTCTCCGGTGGACTCCCGCATGTCCATAGCGAACACGGGCTCCCTCGAGATTCGCTACGCTAAG CTGGGAGACACAGGCTTCTACACTTGCGTGGCTTCTAGCCCTAATGGAGAGGCTTCCTGGACAGCGTACTTACAGGTGGAGG AGTTCGGAGTTGTCGTTCACACCAGTCACCCTTTAGACCCCAGCCTGATTCCCGGCGCTCCGTCTAAACCCGAGGTGACCGACGTCGGGCGCACCTCCGTCACTCTGTCGTGGAAACCGAACCCCAGCGCTGGTGCACCACCTACATCCTACCTAATCGAGGCGTTCAG CTATACGTTGGGCAGCAGATGGGTGACCCTAGCCGAGCATATCAAGACGCAAACCTTTGTCCTAAAGAACCTGAAGCCCGCGACCGTCTACCTGTTTATGGTCAGAGCGGCGAACGCTTTCGGCCTCAGCGACCCCAGTCCGATCTCCGACTCCGTCAGAACGCAGG AAAGCGCTTCCACCATGCAGGGAGTGGATCACCGGCACATCCAGAGGGAGCTGGCAGACGTGGTCATCCACCTACACACGCCCACCGTGCTTTCATCTTCTGCTGTCAGGGTGCAGTGGATG GTCGAGCAGCAGTCCCCGTACATCCAGGGTTACAAGGTGCTCTACAGGCCGTCGGCCGAGCACGGCCAGCCAGAGGGGCAGTGGAGCGTCATGGAGGTGCGCGCCCCGCGGGAGGACGGGGTGGTGATCGGTCAGCTGAGGAGAGGATCCATCTACGAGTTCAAAGTGCGCCCCTTCTTTGATGAGTTCCAGGGAGCTGACAGCGAGGTGAAAGTGGTCCGGACCTTGGAAGAAG CCCCGAGCAGAGCACCCCAGGGCGTTACGGTGACAAAGAGCGATGCCAATGGGACCGCCATTCTCGTTGCTTGGAAACCGCCTCCACAACGGGAAGAGGCTGGAGTCATTCAGGAATACAAG ATCTGGTGCCTGGGTAACGAGAGCCGCTATCATGTAAACCAGTCCGTCGACGGCTCCACCTTCTCTGTGCTCATCCACAGCCTGGCACCTGGAATCCGCTACAGTGTAGAGGTCGCGGCGAGCAACAGCGCCGGCCCCGGGGTCAGGAGCGATGTCACTTTCTTTCAATTAG aCTCCGCAGGCCAGATGATGGATATCAGCGAGGAGAGAGACACTCTGTCTCAGATCTCAGACGTGGTGAGGCAGCCGGCTTTTATCGCGGGCATTGGCGCCACCTGCTGGTTGGTCCTCATGATTTTCAGCGTGTGGCTCTACCGTCACCGCAAGAAGAGAAGCGGCCTCAGCAGCACATACACCGGCATCCGCAagg TCCCGTCATTCACCTTTACACCCACAG TCGCGTATCAAAGAGGAGAATCTGTTTGCAGTGCTGGCAG ACCTGGCCTTCTCAGCATGGGTGAGCCTCTAAACCAGCTGTGGCTGCCAGACAACTGGCCAAACGCGTGTGCCAATCACAAGGACTGCAGCATCAACTGCTGCAATAACGGCAACGGCACCAGTGACAGTAACATGACAACATACAGCCGACCAG cTGACTGCATAGCAAACTATGGAAACCATCCAGACAACAAACAGGCGGGACAGCTTGGTTCAGAGACGGCCATCTACAGCGACGTGAACCTCTCCAACAAGCTCAACGAGATTAAAACGTTCACCAACTCCAACTTGTGCTACGTGAGTCCGGGCGGAGACTCGGCAGCCACGTACGAACCCATCCCGTACGCCACCACGCAGCTCATTCAGGCCAACATCAAGAATAAAGCGGCCAGCGGCGGCGCCGTAGCCGAGCCTCTGGACATACCGAGCTGGAAACAGCCTCCCAGCTTGCCCCCGATACCCAAGGAGATGGCCGCGCAGATGCAGTATAACATTATTGAGCAGAACATGCTAAATAAAG AGCATCTTCAAGGGAGCGAAGGGATGAGCCACCCCAAAACCATCCCCTACAACCAGAGCCGTGATCACAGCACAGGAGGCTCACACCACAGCTCAGACAGAGGCAGCAACAGCACTTCAG GGAGTCAGAATCAAAAGAAGGGAACGCGGGCTCCGAAGATCCCAAAACATAATGCAGTAACCTGGGGAGAGGCCCCGTCTCCTCCTCATGCTAATGCCTGTGACTGTGATGAGTACAGCCTGCCCATGGAAAGGAA TTTTGATCCAGAGCAGAGAATAGAAGGCTGTCCTACTCCGCCGGTCAGAGGGGCCGCTTCATCCCCTCCTGAAGTGTGCTATAGTCACCCACCTATCACGGCACCACAGGGAGACCTGAGCAATGGCCTGCATGATGGGGCTGAGCACCTCAG CCAACACATCGGCAGCCACCCTCGCCCTCTTTCCCcaacacacacctacagctCCATACCCATCTGTATGGACCCCGAcgagcaagaagaagaagacgacgaggaggaggcagaggaggagacagacgcGGAGCTCGCCGATAGCCGCTACAGCCAACACGACAACCGGCAGAAGCACAAACACCAGCTGCACCACCCGTCTCCGCACAGGCTGCTCCTCCACGGGCTGGAGCAGACCCCAGCCTCGAGCATCGGGGATCTGGACAGATCAGTCACGGGGTCCATGGTTAACAGCTGGGGCTCGGCATCTGAGGACAACATCTCATCAGGCAGGTCCAGTGTTGTCAGCACCTCGGAGGGATCCTTCTTCACGGACGGCGACTTTAACCAGGCGGTAGCCTCCTCGCGGGATATTGTAGGCCTCCGCATGTGCAGATACCCGGAGGAGTCAG GCCGGCGGCACCAGCGACCCAGCAGCCCCATGTCCACAGACAGCAACATGAGCCCCGCAATAACACATAAAAGGCCCAGGAGGCATAAACAGAACCAGTCCGGTCAACAGGACGAACCCAAAGACGTCTTCAACGACG ACTCTTGCATGCCTCTGAGTTTCTCCAGCCAGATGTCCCACGGCGACTACAAAGTGAGGGGGGCCACGCTGCCCCGGATGGGCTCTGGGGAGGCCCGGGGTCGGCGAGGCAGCACCGGCACTCACAGGGTCAAGGAGGCTGCgtgtgagcagagagagagccaAGACAAGCACAAGACTCCGCACGGAGGGAAAGGAGGCAGCAGAAGCCAGCAGCACTCAG AATTCGGGGACATCTTTCTGTACAGCCGTCCCTCTTTCCCATCAGGTCAGGCTCAAAGGGAGCCCGACGGCACTAACTCATCCAGCTTTATGTCGTGCGGAGACTCGAGGACCAAACAGAGAGCACAGGTGGCACCTACAGGACAGGTGGAAGGGGTAAATCAAAATGAAGAATCCAGATATAAAATTCTCTGCTAA